TCTGTAAATACTTCCATTCTCCTCGTGGATGTGTTAGAGGCACCAAGTGTTTCTATGCACATTCTGAAGAAGAGCGACAGCAGGTGAAGCAGGGAAAATACATGATTCATTCACCTGCTGCAGGGCAACTAGAACGGAAAATTTTTGTTGGAGGCCTCCCAGCTTCTGTAGATTCTGGTTAGAAACCGAACACATTCATGCAACTACATATGTAGTCTTATTAACCTGAAGATTCAAGTGCTGATTTAGTAAGCCAAAgaacttcaattttatcttatattttgtctttcttCTCCAACCTTTTCTGCATCAGACTCTCTAAGAAAAATTCTTGAAGAGAAATTTGGTTCGGTGGACAATGCTGCAGTACTTGGAGTTCAAACAGCAGATAAGATGCAGTCTCGTGGATTTGGCTTCGTCACCTTCAAAGATAAGAAATCTGTTTCTGCAGCTGTTGAGGCACACCATGTTATTATTATGGGTAAGCAGGTTGAGATCAAAAGTGCTGTTCCAAAATTCCTTCTACTAGCTGAGTTCCAGAAATCAACCCAACAACGTGAAAGAAATCAGATTGACGAGAAACTTCCACAAGCACAAACGCCCAAAGAGAAAACTGAGACGGAAAAGGCCAAAACTGACGTGCTTAATAGGCAGACATCAAGTGAGAAGACAGAAAAAGTGATCCTTAGTTGTAATTCCACAGAAGAGATAAAATCTGAGCCAAGGACTTGGGCTGATACTTTAATCCATGGTCAAACAAAAGCATGTTCTAGTGAATCTCAAACACATGAAAGATGTATGCCTAAGTGGTTCAGAACATTAAGAAGGTGGCTCCCTAGCTTCTTGCAACAAGCATCAAAGAGGGGAGGACAATATGCTCTATCGTCGGTGAAAGCTGATTTCAGGGCCCTTTTTGGCCTAGAATTAGACCATGCCTCTCTCGGTTTCTCAAAGCTTAGTGACTTCATGAAATCTATCCCTGAGCTTTGTCACGTTACGTATCACACTCCAGCCAATCATATGATACTTCTGCCTAGCCTTCCCATTCCTTGTCAGCAGCCACTTCAAGATGTTACGATTGACAGTCCATCTTCACATTCTACATCAATTGGTGATAGCGGTAATGGAAATTCTGATGGTTCCATTTGCTCTCAGGAACCTCTTCTTGTGTCCATTGAGAATGATGACTTAAATGATAGCAGCAGCACTAGGGTGTCCTTTCAGATCACTGATGATAATCCTGCAGATAAATTGCCCTGTGTGAACTCGAGGtttcttcaattcttgaaacCAGACCCAATCTTTCATGCTCGACCGTGGGTAAATAGTGACTCTGATGGAGGCAAAGAGAGTACTGTTGGTGAAAGAGGATCAGGAAATGGGTTTCAAGAGATGAAGCCCTGGCCTCAAGGAAGGCATTTGGTTTTAGAGGCCCTTGCCAGAAAAAAGAATAGCTCATCTGTTTACTTTCTTCGTGAATTTGATTTCTATGATGTGAGGATTCAACAAGTTGAGATTTATTCATTCAGTATTCTaaacttcattttgttttatgataaaataatattgggtGGTAATTGCAGGAATACAAGGCAAGCATCGCACAAGGAAGGTGCCTGGGGTGCAACGAGCGTCGGATGTTGTGGGCCAACTTCCCATGCTTGCACTTGGTGTGGTGTGCTGATTGTAAACTACAAGCCATGATGGCAGCTCGCCTTGGTGAACACAAATGTGTGGTGTGTGATATCAAAGTGCAGGCAATAGATTTGATATCTTGGCATGAATACTGTCAGCCCATTCTTGACACAGCTTGCATCAAGGAGTTCCCCCCATTTGATCCTGGTTACATGCTAAAGTAAGGACATGCcaccttaatttatttattttcttttacatttttaatatgaacCAACAAAATGCTTGATCATTGCTTAATTACTTGTCCAATTTctaatggtttttctttttattctgcCTCTGCCTCTGCCTCTATCCAGGAAGAAGCCTATATTTGAATAGAAGAGAGAGCTGCAGTACATGTGAAGGCCTTAACAGACCAGCAGTCCGCGACTTGCAGCACTTGGGAAAAGGTTTATGGGAGGGAGCGGTTCTtctgagcaaaaaaaaaaaagaaaaggaaaaaaaaaaaacctagatatACAAGACTATCATACTCATGTGATGAAAAAACCTAGTATATACATAGGCTTGCCCCCGGCAAAATTTCAACTGTTTTCACCATTTTGTTGATTCCCTCTTTTTATCTTTCGGTCAAGAGGGAATCTCTATATAGATTTCAGAGTGTATAGTTCCCAAATACAAGCATGAATACATGCCTTTGCCATCCAATCGACAACATTAATTGATTGATACGAGGGATGTGCTTGTTTTAGTAAAACTAGAACAAAGGTTTAGTGAATTAATGCCTTGATCAAATATTACCGATGCTTTTTTTGGGTGagcattttcagttcggtttagtttttattttaaaaaactagacaagttgaatttttattttttgaattcaaaatcaaaattaaaccgaaactggttcaaactgatcattttcggtttgatttggttcggttaattgagaaaataatttgGAAAAACAGATATAATCCATTTCTATTTCATGTGAAGGGCAAGCTCATGCCAACAAATGGAGAAGATGGATGACGAATTGATTGGCCTAAATGGCAAGGATTTTAGCCATATACAAGTGCAAAATAGTAATCTAAATGATAAGAGGACCAACAGGATTTCACCAACtcataaaaaacccaaaacaacctTAGAAGAAATGCACatcttttttatgcaaaaacagttagaaaaaacacaaattttatgcaaaaaatgttttctatctcttcatcttttgtttataaataataatgatgaagtGTGCAGtatgaaagaggaaaaaatgataattttggatCAAATGGTGATGTAAGGCTTGAGCTAAGAATAATGAGAGAATTAGAGAAGGAGAGTGGTGAGAGTGGGGCAACTTGAAAGATATTTGGGAGAGAGGGAGACGGCTAAGAGCTGAGGGATTGTGAAGTTTAgttttagggttttcttttatagtgggtttaaaatttaaatgttggttgaatcggtttggttcggtccggttcaatcggtttaagattttaaaaaccgaaactgaaccgaattaatttttttcttaagctttttaatcggtttatttggttttttcagtttaatcagtttttttatttttttatttacctctACTTCTTTTcgttgtttgttttcttttatgtttttcaattaccTCGTTATTAGCTATTTTGGCATGCGTCTTCAAAGTaaatctcattattttgatgttttgatttaattttttcttttaaaaaaaaacttgcttcTTTTGTTTGGCCGGCCACAGATGGATCATGcaaataaaagaataacatgCGTTTATGACTTGATGCATATCATATACGTGCTCCATGAGGGAGGGAATCTTTGTAAACTTTAATTCATTAATTCCAAATCTTCTTGAATATTATACTACACCCAATCATTTCCCTTTCGTTATCTCGATTAAGATATCATGTAACAGGatctctatataaaataacttagtgatctcaagtctaaggatcacttacacaaccgttACGTGAGCATTTCCATAGATATATGTGTTCTCTACATATAAAATTCTCATGCGGGTCAATtcaatgtacatgttttatgacaaacacatatatattagttctaggtatctcttatacctcagcttatgagaacaactactTCTTTTCATAAacgaaagaacataatatatacCGGTCTCTACGACTTTAATAAATGTctaatatttaagagagcatcgaccaagaacattttaggaacaatgttttgatgcaataagaatttcataattataacaactttataatttcatttgcaaagtatttttgtcccatgaactttatctttactctagatttattaatataatattatataaatattaaagataaattaagcctttagtaataataaatatggatttacatgaatataataattccACATTTAATCACCCGATTGGTTACAGggcatattaaattaacaatctCTCATTTGTACTAAAGACAATCACTCATATATCTAATATCATATTGCTCCATGTATCATTAATGCTTCTGCATGGATAATGATTTAGTCAGAGAATCTTCTAGATTCTTTTCGGTGAGTACTCGCTCTATCTTTAcatctttcatttcattaatttattaaatcaaatgtaattttttttaagtactcGTTTGGATCATTTATGAGACATTGGTTTCTTTGCTTATGCAATGACACCAATGTTATCACAGTACATGACAACTGGATCAACAATGCTAGGAACCAACCTAGTTTATTGATAAACTTCTTGATCCAAACAAcctttttgtttccttaaaCATGGACATGTACTCTTATTCAATACTAGAATCAGTTGTGCTCTCTTGTTTGGAACTCTTCCAACTTAAAACACTACCATTTAGAGTAAAACATATATTGACtgatatttactattttttcaacatttcattgaaaaaattataattcaaacaattttgaacttcTAGTTTATCTTTTCCATTGATGGATCCTATAGCcaagaatataatataatttccaTCATATATCTCTCAATCTGTGTCTTAGAACATATGTCTTTGGAAGGAGATGTTCTATGCAAAATAGATAAGAATCTAATCTTAAATTCTTCCATACTAAGGTATTTTAGCATCTAGTCTATATACATGGATTGAGACAGTTTAAGCAACCTTCTAGATCTATCTCTATAGATTTTTATATCCAATATATAAGTTGCTTCTCccaatttttttatggagaaattcttagacaacaaaaaatttactgattaaaataaagatatgtTGTTtatatccatattttttatgaaatcaaatatgTTGATTATACCATCAAAATTGGATATTCCTACTCCTTAAAGCTTGCATGGTATATTTGTATTGTCTTTCATGttaatctttcttttaaagACTCACTTAGATCCATTATGTATTATCCCTTCAAGTAGATCAATCAAGTTCCAAACTTGGTCAGTATATGAAGTCCATAACTTCAAGTTATTTCTTggaataaatatcatatattactTCCAAGTAATTGCTAGGCTCATTAATTATAAGCAACATGTCATTCATAATTTTCATGAGAGATCCTTATCTCATTTCATAACATGTCCTAGTAGGCTAGGATCCCATTtaatttatccaaccttaagtgactcaacaaatcaaaataaattaaattaaatagataacATAGTTTATCAATCACATCTCTATGTGACTTCTAGATCAGTTAGGTAACAACTTTTTGTTTAAACATGTCATATTTGTTTCGTCTAACTCATGCTTCTAACCTCATATGATCATGAGTGACTCGTTCAAATTATATAGGTTAGTTAAGTAGAACctaattttatagcattaaacatattcaattaaTGATAATCTTGAGTGACTCAACAAATTATCCATTAATAGAATTAttgttttatgcatataaaattgaaagacaacTATTCATGTTCTCAACATttacttaatatattaatgagagatttattatcaattaattaggtCTCATATATAACATGGCATAACCGATATACATTTCATACATAACAAtgtatatataaacatacactCTTAGCATGCTATTCTAAGCTAATTCCCTCGAGCCATTGAAGGGAATTAGATGGTCAAATCCTAGGTAGCTGTAGCAAGTCTTCATAAGTCCATTGCAAGCACTTTGGTTGTAGCTTTCATCgccatttctttctttgtctTGGATTACATAATAATTtcctatataaatttttatatttttaaattacataaaatttacataattaattaagaaatctcGAGTTATATTCGAAGggaaattaaatgagaaaagaattacaatcaagaataaaaaatagagataagaCAAAACTCATAGgccttatttaataaaattacaaccatTCAACCATCAAATAAAAGCACAATCACACAATCACATTGGTTTTTAATGTCCATAACCATCCATCATGATAAATACATTGCATgtttcaattctaattattagCTTTATGGGctactataaaataatattcaatcaaatctaatttaataatttctcaataaaaaaaatttatttaacataaattccatgaaaattagttttcaaaatttaataagaaaattaatcacattaaaatttctattaatatcctaaactattttaggattaattaaataaaattttccaaaataataaaaaaaacattattttagaaaaactatttttctaaatatcatttaattaaacaatttaattaaataaatcctcATCCCATTAGCATATCATAGgacttaaaaaattgaattaaatactTTAATTCATTCCTAATCCtattaggaaaataaattatttaattaaaataatttaaggtataaaatccaaattttatttaattaaaaataattttaattaaatcataattatattaggaaaattaatttaatttgggattcaattaaaataaaatcaaaattttatttatgggGTTAGAAAGGCATAAATAGAAGGGTAAAATggtattttacattaaaataaaccaTATTATCATAACATTAAAGGGGAGAGGTAAAGGGGTAAAATACCTTGAAACCCTAAATCCATCTCTTTCTCCCCTTCTTCTATCATGTGCAGCCCAGTAGGGTACCTTGCCCTTACCGCTAATGGGCTTTTCAGCGGTAGCCAAAGCTGCCGCTGAACCCAGCAGTAACGACCAAGGTTGTCTTCACCTACAACCATGCGAGGTGCAGCCCTCACTGGCTGCATCTGCAACAACGCAAGGCTACTGCCTTGCACAACCATGGTGGTTGGCGTTGCAAGCAACAGCAGTGCGCCAGGGTGCTGGTAGCAGCAACAACGTCTAGCGCGCCTGGCTTTGCCATCCACGACAACAATGCTGGATATTTTTCTAGCCAACCCTTGGCCAAATTCCGGCAAGATCTAGAAATGCCATCCAAATTAGACCAAACCATTAATcgagtgattaattttttaaaaaaatctaatttcaaaaatcatgagaaaaaaaattgacctttttggaaaaaaaattttatttcacacaaaattaattcctaattaataccaataacaattaaaacatgtaaTCAAACAACGCTAATTGTTCTAATGAACGCTCTGATATCATTATTGGGTTTTATGAATATCATACACGCAACAAAAACtatgaagaaaaattattcGGGAGTCCCTAGGATCCCgttagatagatctagagttATTTAGGGATTTATTATCTGAAGATATGATCTTCtttggctttgaataattctttaaaggctgAGTTGTCACAAACCACAAGTCGTCTAATTGTCTGGACTCCAACGGTAATCCACACAAACCACCcgtgagaaatctcctaaatccCTATTTAGGAGAAAGGGATTGCTATGCTTAAAGTTTTAGCTCTAATTTTGTGTTTACgtagttttttttgtctaacaGACAATCCACACAAACCACCcgtgagaaatctcctaaatccCTATTTAGGAGAAAGGGATTGCTATGCTTAAAGTTTTAGCTCTAATTTTGTGTTtacgtagttttttttatctaacagaCAACCACTACTCTTTTTTTCACTTACAAAATAATAGGCATAGCCTTCTATTTATAGGGAATtctaaaaaaccctataaatgacgAAATATCTATTTGCCACtttaaataatatccatatattatttaagaatatataattttagaaatttaaccAATCAAGtacttacttgatttttctaggtcttgAAATATAATCCCTGTATTAATTATATGCtaatccttaatttctaaaatatatttttaatcaagtcatacttattTAAATCAActcagtttaatttctgactaatggtttttaatgtgtgtgacctattaagtttctaatatgttggtccaaatataaaataattctaatgaaatagaattaaaaaaattaaaaaattaatttattatcaattcattaattgattaatttatatttgaagatcagatGCATCATCTAGCGACTTGTCATGATccttaaaatattagaaaagtcattagtggtttgacttaaccttttagtgactggtttctcaatgtaattaatatattttcatcaataatgttctgatttaacattaaagcatgtaatatgtctgtcatgttaaatcatgtttattctctaCATAATAATCATTtatcgtttgaataagatttgaaactcttttcaaatctcattccactttGGTCGAGGATTTATCAGTCAATATGTTTTGAGAATAGATGgaatatttttcctaattcacttaggatgatgaatcctcttttgatcactcaagtacattcatatagtttatgttacactcaatatcttcctttttattaccttgattaagataacatgtaacagtatcaaagcataatattctctatataagTTGAcatagtgatctcaagtctaaggatcacttacacaactgtcACGTGATCTTTTTCATAAACATATGTGATCtgtccatatgaaattctcatgcgggtcagttcagtacatgtacatgttttataacaagcacctacatattagttttaggtatcccttatacctcagcttatgagaacaactgcttcatttcataaaggaaaaaacataatatgtatcaatctCTATGACTTTAATGAATGTCTAGTATTTAAGAAAGTATCGACCaagaacattttaaaaacaatgctttgatgcaataagaattcCATATTTAtgacaactttataattttctttataaaatatttttatcctataaactttatatttactctatattcattaatctaatattatacaaatattaaagataaattaagcttttattaataataaatatatatttacattaatattataatactaCATGTAACCAACTGATTGACTATCATgcatattaaactaatatttacTAGGAAACTAACATTTACTAGGAAATTAACAAGTTCCAAATACGAAAACTAACATTTACTAGGAAATTAATTTCATCTGAACACAAGTCTCAAAAAGTATGTTTAATTGGCAGAGTTCTTCTGATGCACTTCATGCCGAGTTTTGAGTGGTGATGAAAAAGATTTAACACAATGGATGGAGctgttttgatttcttaattagCAGCCAAGTTAATGTGGTACTGTCAAGAAACAGACTATaacaaaactaatttatttggACAAATAAAAGTTTCTGTAAGCATAAATAATCTCTTAATCACGTTTTCGCATATAAACCTAATTTACGTTCCACGCCCACGAGCATTTTACAGCATTACAACTAAAGAAAATCTGGGACATAGAGCGGGTAACATAGCCAACTTTATCAATAGAGtcttagagataaaaaaaaaaaaaagaaagaaaaaagatagtaAATATGAGGCCAAAGTGAAGAGTACCCTTGACATAACGAAGTATAAGTTTGATAGCTTCAAAATTAATGCATCTCAGTTAGAGCATGCAAGAACTGACTCACAAAGTTGATGGAGTGAGAAAGATCAGGCCTAGTGATAATCAGATATTGTAATGCACCAACAAGAGAGCGATAAAGAGTAATGTCAGAGAAAAGAGGAACTCATTTGCAATCTAAGAGCTGAGCCCGAGCAAGAATGTCACGGGCATACTTGGTTTGACTGAGAAAAAGATTGTTTGAAGCTGAGGTGACATCAAGACCAGGGAAATAGCTGATAGAGGCCAGATCCATGGTGGCAAACTCAATATGGAGTTGATGAACAAAAGCAGTAAGAAGAGTGTGGTCACTgccaataataatatataatatcgtCCACGTAGAGGAGAAGATAAATGAGATATTGTTGgcaataaagaacaaaaatggaGGTTTCAACATGGCTGCAAGAGAACCTAAGCCTAAGTAAAAAGAAACTGAAGCACTGGAACCAGGCACAAGAAGTCTGTTTCAAACCATAGAGAGCTTTCTTAAGCTTGCATACATGTCTAGGAAAGTGAGAATCAACATAACCTGGGGTTGCTACATATAGACATGTTCCTGCAAAACACAAAAggtattttgaaaatcaagttggTGGAGAGACCAACCATAAATAAAGTAAGAGAAAGAACAACACAAACAGTGGTCGCCTTGACCACTGGTCTGAAAGTGTCAGTGTAATCATAGAAACTAGTGGGATTTATCAACTTCATCCACAGTATGTCCAATGACCAGCAGTTGGTCACATAGAGATTTGAAATCTCAGGGAAATTCAGCAACGGACCAAGACCCTTTCTTCATCAGCTGCAACTCATTTTTAAGACAAATCTCATGAGTCTTCGATCCGTGACTGAAGACATGCTCAAGAGCGAGCCAAACATCACGGGAGGTAGGCTGACCTACAGTGACAGCCATGGCTTCTTCagagaggaaaaacaaaaggagactCAAGATTTGTTGCTTTTTAGCTTTCCAATCCAGAAATTTGAGATTTGTTGGTGACGAATGTTATAACCTAGTAttgattcatttgtttttaatttaatttgaaggggttaaaatttgaaattaaaagattagagGCTTGAATGCAAAATGTCAAAACTTCAGTGACCAAACTGAAAGATGGAgcccaaaacgacgccgtttccaCATGCACTgttacttctttttcttcctctggAAACAGGGGAAGCCACCTGCAAAAGGGAAAAAGCATCGGTCTGCCACGACCCCATCAACGCAACCAGACCAGAACGTAGACCAAATGCAGAGCACCTAACCCCTTTCTAGCCGACTTTCCTCCACCGCCACGAGGTTGCCAACAGACCGAGGAAACCGCCACCAACAGTCCAGCGATGAAAGGACTGTTGGTGTCCCAATCCAACCAAAACACAAAGTCCCAGACCTTACCATTATCCTGGGAAGATAAGGTGCAAATCTCAAGCAAGAAAGCCTATAAAAGGCAGAGGCAGAACCGAAGACAGAGGGGGggggggtaaaaaaaaaacagagagaaaagaagagcaGCTCGAGAGGAACAGGGGACTTTAACTTCCGCTCACCTAGTTAATCCCATCATCCAAACAAAAACACAGAAACGGAGAAGAAGGGaccgagagaaagaaaacaaaaggagagtCTGGGGAAGCATCGTCCAGCCGGTGTGTCATTGCCTGCGGCTCCATCTCCAGCACAGGTAAGTCTTCTTCCTTCTCCCGCTCAATATGAATTCACCTAGGACTGTTccctttgaattttaattaaccCCCTCCCCCCGTGCACGCACTCGTCACGAGTCCTTATGTTCAGCCAGGTTACTGGTCTGAATCAGTAACCGGACCGGGCTGGCTGTATCCGACCCAGCCCGTACAGCTGGCCAGGATCCAGCCtagtaaaaaaaaggaagaaagaataGATCGTGTTTGAGCCTCAGGCCCAGCCGACCCAAATTACTTTTGTTAAGGGTGTGTTgggcaaaacacacccttataccttttacatgtattttgtttttgttttgatatctgATCAAACGAACCCCTTTTGATACTAGAAAATTCTAGAAATATTTGAGGATCTTTGAGAGCTCgcgttttgttttatttttttctttgcgtaTTGTTTTCTTCCTGCAATATGCTTAATCTATGGACCTTTACTATTGAATGCAAATATGTTGtgcaatgtttttatttattattgtctaaaaagagtaaataataaaaaagggtaaacaaaaagaaaaaggtatagaaaaattgtttcttcttcattaaaaattcaaaaattttgcAAACTTATTCATTTGTGCTAAAGCCAGGAATATCACACTTCTTGggtttatataatatttaccaacgctagaGTTTGAATATTCGTAGGCAAATGTTCACTGATGCTAGAGTAaagaacattataaaaaaaaaaaagaaaaaaagaggagaacaaattcttaacaattttagacaaaaccagcaatgcatcTTGCCTCAGGTAGGACGCTCAAGGGGtgataatatatttcttttttgcgTAACCATTCTTCTACCATAGAATCTTTGCTGATCAATCAAGGttcttagtgaccataatactaggtgacaactCCTTGAACTAGACATTTTCCCCTCGaagaacaagatgtcaaatACATGTTCTTTTTccaatgaaaatttttaattggtcgCCGCGATGTCTGGGTGTGatagaatgacgactccactagggAATTTTAAGACTAAGTTTCGCTTCTTGTCTTATTATTGCTAtcttgttttgttatgtttttttttccttgccttTACTGCTTTAACATGcatctttatttatattatcatgCATCACTTTAAGAGCACACACCTTAAAATTTAGGATAGGTGGAGAAATAATGGTACCCCAACGACTTTAGTCTAGATAAGACTCATGAAACCATCTAACTCTTATTTGATTGTTTACCTGATAGTGGTTGATATGTCAATCTGATATTACTTAGGGCTTCTATCTTCATGCTTTTTGTAAGCTTCATATCAGTCTTTCTAGGACGATCACTGATGTAACACCCCACACTTTTATATACGTTTATAGTTACTTTCCTATAATTTGGTACGTAAAAAtacaggtaattttttttcttctccagtTTCGCtaacattataaattttaatccaaaattcGTAACCCTCATTTCGActtccatcatacctttaaatttatttatggagaTCATTCTCTCCCTTACATatcacatttattattatttctactatttattaaatttcttttcatttt
The DNA window shown above is from Populus trichocarpa isolate Nisqually-1 chromosome 4, P.trichocarpa_v4.1, whole genome shotgun sequence and carries:
- the LOC7472559 gene encoding uncharacterized protein LOC7472559 isoform X1 produces the protein MDLEIQRFSLTDLSKQTKTAASSKDHEFPNAEVLETSVIKSVLEDNKLQLLSLSKKVVTERTIITKLLHLCCTFDSVDCATSLLNGEFGSVPVINEPDSTGLSPLHAAATANAARCVEMLLEKHARTDLESRDGRRLLPLELSLCNTRKDLIWDLDDNSTIEDLVVQISEKDLTTLKLLADKTEEIGDVAYRMAEAGRVVDLAALLVVAADKINESILPVRDAVLDCKEKTTIYEAVIREALALGGPTPSLRAAKRVTVLSESERAEKRKLLLYEIELLQLFGAVGLGCCTDRKLPSPLIHAAQAGDETIIELLLKTNIDLNDVDPDGHSALHWCLKAYKQSCPQQMKIMWLLLKHGARVNQKNKLGLTAVHIAASNGNSQALQTVLQALLLEDPDCINSNTEMEETPLFFAVKNGYKDCVEVLLHWGASTGVFNLRKQRPVDLAESQDMRFMLNNADVNLTVNRPIQQKYTAWLQGGDVIQGTCKELFTLTDERNPTNRTCSSTNKEICKYFHSPRGCVRGTKCFYAHSEEERQQVKQGKYMIHSPAAGQLERKIFVGGLPASVDSDSLRKILEEKFGSVDNAAVLGVQTADKMQSRGFGFVTFKDKKSVSAAVEAHHVIIMGKQVEIKSAVPKFLLLAEFQKSTQQRERNQIDEKLPQAQTPKEKTETEKAKTDVLNRQTSSEKTEKVILSCNSTEEIKSEPRTWADTLIHGQTKACSSESQTHERCMPKWFRTLRRWLPSFLQQASKRGGQYALSSVKADFRALFGLELDHASLGFSKLSDFMKSIPELCHVTYHTPANHMILLPSLPIPCQQPLQDVTIDSPSSHSTSIGDSGNGNSDGSICSQEPLLVSIENDDLNDSSSTRVSFQITDDNPADKLPCVNSRFLQFLKPDPIFHARPWVNSDSDGGKESTVGERGSGNGFQEMKPWPQGRHLVLEALARKKNSSSVYFLREFDFYDEYKASIAQGRCLGCNERRMLWANFPCLHLVWCADCKLQAMMAARLGEHKCVVCDIKVQAIDLISWHEYCQPILDTACIKEFPPFDPGYMLKKKPIFE
- the LOC7472559 gene encoding uncharacterized protein LOC7472559 isoform X2 yields the protein MDLEIQRFSLTDLSKQTKTAASSKDHEFPNAEVLETSVIKSVLEDNKLQLLSLSKKVVTERTIITKLLHLCCTFDSVDCATSLLNGEFGSVPVINEPDSTGLSPLHAAATANAARCVEMLLEKHARTDLESRDGRRLLPLELSLCNTRKDLIWDLDDNSTIEDLVVQISEKDLTTLKLLADKTEEIGDVAYRMAEAGRVVDLAALLVVAADKINESILPVRDAVLDCKEKTTIYEAVIREALALGGPTPSLRAAKRVTVLSESERAEKRKLLLYEIELLQLFGAVGLGCCTDRKLPSPLIHAAQAGDETIIELLLKTNIDLNDVDPDGHSALHWCLKAYKQSCPQQMKIMWLLLKHGARVNQKNKLGLTAVHIAASNGNSQALQTVLQALLLEDPDCINSNTEMEETPLFFAVKNGYKDCVEVLLHWGASTGVFNLRKQRPVDLAESQDMRFMLNNADVNLINRPIQQKYTAWLQGGDVIQGTCKELFTLTDERNPTNRTCSSTNKEICKYFHSPRGCVRGTKCFYAHSEEERQQVKQGKYMIHSPAAGQLERKIFVGGLPASVDSDSLRKILEEKFGSVDNAAVLGVQTADKMQSRGFGFVTFKDKKSVSAAVEAHHVIIMGKQVEIKSAVPKFLLLAEFQKSTQQRERNQIDEKLPQAQTPKEKTETEKAKTDVLNRQTSSEKTEKVILSCNSTEEIKSEPRTWADTLIHGQTKACSSESQTHERCMPKWFRTLRRWLPSFLQQASKRGGQYALSSVKADFRALFGLELDHASLGFSKLSDFMKSIPELCHVTYHTPANHMILLPSLPIPCQQPLQDVTIDSPSSHSTSIGDSGNGNSDGSICSQEPLLVSIENDDLNDSSSTRVSFQITDDNPADKLPCVNSRFLQFLKPDPIFHARPWVNSDSDGGKESTVGERGSGNGFQEMKPWPQGRHLVLEALARKKNSSSVYFLREFDFYDEYKASIAQGRCLGCNERRMLWANFPCLHLVWCADCKLQAMMAARLGEHKCVVCDIKVQAIDLISWHEYCQPILDTACIKEFPPFDPGYMLKKKPIFE